In Octopus bimaculoides isolate UCB-OBI-ISO-001 chromosome 28, ASM119413v2, whole genome shotgun sequence, the following are encoded in one genomic region:
- the LOC106881501 gene encoding zinc finger protein 260, giving the protein MNSVNKFKYKTVSKKKRKTSHQCDICRKLFSNNPTLITHKCTHTGEKPYRCDVCGRSFSQNQQLIKHSRKHTGKKPYHCDTCGKSFSQKQQLNKHSRKHTGEKPYHCDTCGKSFSQNQQLIKHNRKHTGEKPYHCDTCDKSFSQKKLLIIHNRKHTGKKPYHCDTCDKSFSQKQQLNKHSRKHTGEKPYHCDTCDKSFSQKQQLIKHNRKHTGEKPYHYSRKHTGKKPYHCDTCGKSFSQKQQLNKHSRKHTGEKPYHCDTCDKSFSQKQQLIKHNRKHTGEKPYHCEICDKSFSRNLQLKKHQHKHKVEKPFDCDTCGKSFSGNQQLIQHKQIHTEGKLYFCSVCGEVFSGIQKLIQHSETHTGKKLYYCNICGESFSRKQRQIEHREGHTVEKPCHCDICGKSFSSNESLIKHIERLAGVKPYHCDICGKSFAKNQKLIQHKQTHTGERLYSCGFCGEFFSQKQQRNQHRKIHAGENLYDCGICGKSFSQKQHLIQHRQCHMDVNPYHCYICGSSFPKNEQLIKHHRKHTGGKQENCDI; this is encoded by the exons ATGAATAGTGTGaataagtttaaatataaaacagtatcaaaaaagaaaaggaaaacgtcACACCAGTGTGATATTTGTAGGAAATTATTCTCTAACAATCCTACATTaataacacacaaatgcactcatacaggagaaaaaccatatcgttgtgatgtctgtggtagaTCGTTCTCTCAAAACCAACAACTAATTAAACACAGCCGCAAGCATACAGGtaagaaaccatatcattgtgatacctgtggtaaatcattctctcaaaaacaacaactaaataagCACAGCCGCAagcatacaggtgagaaaccatatcattgtgatacctgtggtaaatcattctctcaaaatcaaCAACTAATTAAACACAACCGCAagcatacaggtgagaaaccatatcattgtgatacctGTGATAAATCGTTCTCTCAAAAAAAACTTCTAATTATACACAACCGCAAGCATACAGGTaagaaaccataccattgtgataccTGTGATAAATCGTTCtctcaaaaacaacaactaaataagCACAGCCGCAagcatacaggtgagaaaccatatcattgtgatacctGTGATAAATCGTTCTCTCAAAAACAGCAACTAATTAAACACAACCGCAagcatacaggtgagaaaccatatcatt ACAGCCGCAAGCATACAGGtaagaaaccatatcattgtgatacctgtggtaaatcattctctcaaaaacaacaactaaataagCACAGCCGCAagcatacaggtgagaaaccatatcattgtgatacctGTGATAAATCGTTCTCTCAAAAACAGCAACTAATTAAACACAACCGCAagcatacaggtgagaaaccatatcattgtgagatctgtgataaatcattctctcgaaatctACAGCTAAAGAAACACCAGCATAAGCATAAAGTTGAGAAACCATTTgattgtgatacctgtggtaaatcattctctggaaatcAACAACTAATTCAACATAAGCAAATTCATACAGAAGGGAAACTGTATTTTTGTAGTGTCTGTGGTGAAGTGTTCTCTGGAATTCAAAAACTAATTCAACACAGTGAAACTCACACAGGAAAGAAACTATATTATTGcaatatctgtggtgaatcattctctcgAAAACAACGACAAATTGAACACAGAGAAGGTCATACAGTAGAGAAACCAtgtcattgtgatatctgtggtaaatcattctctagtaATGAAAGTCTAATTAAACACATAGAAAGACTTGCAGGagtgaaaccatatcattgtgatatctgtggtaaatcattcgctaaaaatcaaaaactaattcaacacaaacaaactcatacaggagagagactgTATAGTTGTGGTTTCTGTGGTGAATTCTTCTctcaaaaacaacaaagaaatcaaCACAGAAAAATTCATGCAGGAGAGAATCTATATGATTgtggtatttgtggtaaatcattttctcaaaaacaACATCTAATTCAACACAGACAATGTCATATGGACGTGAATCCATATCACTGTTATATCTGTGGTAGCTCCTTCCCTAAAAATGAACAACTAATTAAACACCACAGGAAGCATACTGGAGGGAAACAAGAAAATTGTGATATATAG